A genomic stretch from Skermanella mucosa includes:
- a CDS encoding HEPN domain-containing protein yields MAEDYESSALRHFRDAEVLAGKECYDNAGYLIGFAAECAVKSALLSFNLADKPHHKHFPEIRDIALKMFASRRDSAMHVTLRSAFLEGWQIHQRYEVTNSIDNGKYQSWKRDAQRILHAARLRSE; encoded by the coding sequence ATGGCTGAGGATTATGAGTCATCTGCGCTCAGGCATTTTCGAGACGCGGAGGTGCTCGCAGGGAAGGAGTGCTATGATAATGCTGGATACCTCATCGGCTTTGCGGCGGAATGCGCAGTGAAATCTGCGCTTTTATCCTTCAACCTTGCCGACAAGCCACATCATAAGCACTTTCCGGAAATCCGCGATATTGCGCTAAAGATGTTCGCAAGCAGACGGGACTCCGCTATGCACGTGACGCTACGCTCAGCGTTTCTGGAGGGTTGGCAAATTCACCAGCGTTACGAAGTGACGAACTCCATCGACAACGGAAAGTACCAGTCATGGAAACGTGACGCTCAACGCATACTTCATGCTGCACGGTTGAGGAGTGAATGA
- a CDS encoding response regulator, with the protein MAPCRTARAGCASPGPSPGPRRSCASCGRRAAAGPIGGEPVREGFGSVLLRQVVESQLGGVLETDWLPEGLSSRICLPGDTWQAVGVKEVSQPVSAAPVSRPADHAGRRVLVVEDEALTAMAIQLLLEEAGYAVLGPVGRVEDALDLLRSGPPDAAVLDVNLFGATVDPVAATLEDMGVPFLFCTGYHSGGTAGERHPKAPVLGKPVNANNLLAAVGDLISGGARAGSTGG; encoded by the coding sequence ATGGCGCCCTGTCGGACGGCGCGGGCCGGGTGCGCGTCTCCTGGACCCTCCCCAGGCCCGAGGAGATCCTGTGCATCCTGTGGGAGGAGAGCGGCGGCGGGGCCGATCGGCGGCGAACCCGTCCGCGAGGGTTTCGGTTCCGTGCTGCTGCGCCAGGTGGTGGAGTCGCAGCTGGGCGGAGTCCTGGAAACGGACTGGCTCCCGGAGGGCCTGTCTTCCCGGATCTGCCTGCCCGGCGATACTTGGCAGGCGGTCGGGGTGAAGGAAGTCTCGCAGCCGGTCAGCGCGGCGCCGGTCTCCAGGCCGGCCGACCATGCCGGCCGCCGGGTGCTGGTGGTCGAGGACGAAGCCCTCACCGCGATGGCGATCCAGCTGCTTCTGGAGGAAGCCGGCTACGCGGTGCTGGGTCCCGTCGGACGGGTCGAGGACGCGCTCGACCTGCTGCGGTCGGGACCGCCGGACGCCGCCGTGCTGGATGTCAACCTGTTCGGCGCCACGGTCGATCCGGTGGCGGCCACCCTGGAGGACATGGGCGTGCCCTTCCTGTTCTGCACCGGCTACCACAGCGGCGGCACCGCCGGCGAGCGCCATCCCAAGGCTCCGGTGCTGGGCAAGCCGGTCAATGCCAACAACCTGCTGGCGGCGGTCGGCGACCTGATCTCGGGGGGCGCGCGGGCCGGCTCGACCGGGGGGTAA
- a CDS encoding MFS transporter, whose product MRRDILLFISYRVVSRLYFQLPVLFLHLHMVQMGLYNTIALLVVYGLVTTVTATLGSALLRHMRQKAVVALGELMKGAGLFLVIVGTSVGGTDFWIVMAAQVIGGTGFSLAISTDSSLLRTVTATGGNDLFMRVQSRSQSLMFIATLVAGCIGSILYDYEAHWPFYAALATNLLSAALIFAIREDRAAPAAAGTPPVRVKLRPDPDQSFWMDFYSLSRAFTMAPFVGFLPFFFIMLGVDPFLFGSVLGLFTMAGFIAALYCNAFLKRFGLNALMGVTIGCMLGSMWLFGFSAWFAERGVDYFLVGLVAIGLLGLGSGGVRPVTMGNIRMGALGPQERILLLSAMERNFGVCNAVLLAAGGFLLVEYGFGTLMIALSAGYVVLIAGLLMKNSWIANKEIVRESD is encoded by the coding sequence ATGCGGCGGGACATCCTCCTGTTCATCTCGTACCGGGTGGTCTCCCGGCTCTATTTCCAGCTTCCCGTGCTGTTCCTGCACCTGCACATGGTCCAGATGGGCCTGTACAACACGATCGCATTGCTGGTCGTCTACGGCCTGGTCACCACGGTCACGGCGACGCTCGGCAGCGCCCTGCTGCGCCACATGAGGCAGAAGGCCGTCGTGGCGCTGGGCGAGCTGATGAAGGGCGCCGGGCTGTTCCTGGTGATCGTCGGGACCAGCGTCGGCGGCACCGACTTCTGGATCGTGATGGCCGCCCAGGTGATCGGCGGAACCGGCTTCAGCCTCGCGATCTCGACCGATTCCAGCCTGCTGCGGACCGTCACCGCGACCGGCGGGAACGACCTGTTCATGCGGGTCCAGAGCCGCTCGCAGAGCCTGATGTTCATCGCCACCCTGGTGGCGGGCTGCATCGGCAGCATCCTCTACGATTACGAGGCGCACTGGCCGTTCTACGCGGCGCTCGCCACCAACCTGCTGTCGGCGGCGCTGATCTTCGCGATCCGGGAGGACAGGGCGGCACCGGCCGCCGCCGGCACGCCGCCCGTCCGGGTGAAGCTCCGGCCGGACCCGGACCAGTCGTTCTGGATGGATTTCTACTCGCTGTCCCGGGCCTTCACCATGGCTCCCTTCGTAGGCTTCCTGCCGTTCTTCTTCATCATGCTGGGAGTCGATCCGTTCCTGTTCGGCTCGGTCCTTGGGCTGTTCACGATGGCGGGGTTCATCGCGGCCCTGTACTGCAACGCCTTCCTGAAGCGCTTCGGGCTGAACGCGCTGATGGGCGTCACGATCGGCTGCATGCTCGGATCCATGTGGCTGTTCGGCTTCAGTGCCTGGTTCGCCGAGCGGGGGGTGGATTATTTCCTGGTCGGCCTGGTCGCCATCGGCCTGCTCGGCCTCGGTTCCGGCGGCGTGCGCCCGGTGACCATGGGCAACATCCGGATGGGGGCGCTCGGCCCCCAGGAACGCATCCTGCTGCTCTCCGCGATGGAGCGGAATTTCGGCGTCTGCAACGCGGTCCTGCTGGCGGCGGGCGGCTTCCTGCTGGTTGAATACGGCTTCGGGACCCTGATGATCGCGCTCAGCGCCGGTTACGTGGTGTTGATCGCGGGCCTGCTCATGAAAAATAGTTGGATAGCTAACAAAGAAATTGTGCGGGAAAGTGATTGA
- a CDS encoding HlyD family secretion protein codes for MTSESPKASRILRFAAILAAVGMAGSVAFYWWVLRPPRSIQAFVNTGVTVVRAPIAGRLDLDPEVRVGRSVEASDTLGMIESHVENPLVSQLLVQERQTEALVATLEQQLAGTKLRIEARQQLVARFARENEEQKRLQERYYRSQINTVREELRRAVVGAEVAASEVRRTEKLYERGVSSGVALERVVGTGREANANVSAQKARLAQFEAGLEASAAGLQLDGPRTLSEPESRLRDLHTELVDLEQAGADTERRLDGARRELAVVREQLASQQRTPVRSQKPGVIWSVEAHSGENVAANGGIAQLVDCRDVWVEAFFDEADTARMGIGEPVTVKLLYGDRTWQGTIETLRAGAGRVTVGQYVVDPPPEIARRQLPVRVMTARVRVDWGTDLAPEKFCFAGSSVEVVLR; via the coding sequence ATGACGTCGGAGTCCCCCAAAGCCTCGCGCATCCTGCGCTTCGCCGCGATCCTGGCCGCCGTCGGCATGGCCGGAAGCGTCGCCTTCTACTGGTGGGTGCTGCGGCCGCCGCGCAGCATCCAGGCCTTCGTCAATACCGGCGTCACGGTCGTGCGGGCACCGATCGCCGGCCGCCTCGACCTGGACCCCGAGGTGCGCGTCGGCCGGTCGGTCGAGGCGTCGGACACGCTCGGGATGATCGAGAGCCACGTGGAGAACCCGCTGGTCTCCCAGCTCCTGGTCCAGGAGCGCCAGACCGAGGCGCTGGTCGCGACGCTGGAGCAGCAGCTCGCCGGGACGAAGCTCCGCATCGAGGCGCGGCAGCAGCTGGTCGCCCGCTTCGCCCGGGAGAACGAGGAGCAGAAGCGCCTCCAGGAGCGCTACTACCGCTCGCAGATCAACACGGTCCGCGAGGAGCTCCGCCGGGCCGTGGTCGGCGCCGAGGTCGCCGCGTCGGAGGTGCGCCGGACCGAGAAGCTGTACGAGCGCGGGGTGTCCAGCGGGGTGGCGCTGGAGCGGGTGGTCGGCACCGGCCGCGAGGCCAACGCCAACGTCAGCGCGCAGAAGGCGCGGCTGGCCCAGTTCGAGGCGGGGCTGGAGGCGTCGGCCGCCGGTCTCCAGCTCGACGGGCCGCGGACCCTGAGCGAGCCGGAAAGCCGGCTCCGCGACCTGCACACCGAACTGGTCGACCTGGAGCAGGCGGGAGCGGACACGGAGCGCCGGCTGGACGGCGCCCGCCGGGAGCTGGCCGTGGTGCGCGAGCAGCTCGCCAGCCAGCAGCGCACCCCGGTGCGATCCCAGAAACCCGGCGTCATCTGGTCGGTCGAGGCCCATTCCGGCGAGAACGTCGCCGCCAACGGCGGGATCGCCCAGCTGGTCGATTGCCGCGACGTCTGGGTCGAGGCCTTCTTCGACGAGGCCGACACCGCCCGGATGGGGATCGGCGAGCCGGTCACGGTGAAGCTGCTCTACGGCGACAGGACGTGGCAAGGCACCATCGAGACCCTGCGCGCCGGGGCCGGGCGGGTCACCGTCGGCCAGTACGTGGTCGATCCGCCGCCGGAGATCGCGCGGCGCCAGCTTCCCGTGCGGGTCATGACGGCGCGGGTCAGGGTGGACTGGGGAACCGACTTGGCGCCCGAGAAATTCTGCTTCGCCGGGAGCAGCGTCGAGGTCGTGCTGCGGTGA
- a CDS encoding L-threonylcarbamoyladenylate synthase, whose amino-acid sequence MPAPILHPCEESFAIAARCVAEGGVVIAPSDTNLALTLDPWNDDAIRRAFEIKRRPPTQALTLFVREPGDWRNYADVADAGPVDRVVGRFWPGPLNIVVPRNAAVPDTIVRGGPTVAIGCIANPVLRGLLSYLKRPVAMTSANLSGQADGVLVDLELALAQVGDAVDYILAGGADGTTKSSTIVDLSGPPRILRQGDISAEDLSAVLPGLQAA is encoded by the coding sequence ATGCCGGCACCGATACTCCACCCCTGCGAGGAAAGTTTCGCCATCGCGGCGCGTTGCGTCGCCGAGGGCGGCGTCGTCATAGCGCCCAGCGACACCAACCTCGCGCTGACGCTCGATCCCTGGAACGACGACGCGATCCGCCGGGCGTTCGAGATCAAGCGCCGGCCGCCGACCCAGGCGCTGACCCTGTTCGTCCGCGAGCCCGGCGATTGGCGCAACTATGCCGACGTCGCCGACGCGGGGCCGGTGGACCGGGTGGTCGGGCGGTTCTGGCCCGGTCCGCTCAACATCGTGGTGCCGCGCAACGCCGCCGTGCCCGACACCATCGTGCGCGGCGGCCCGACGGTCGCGATCGGCTGCATCGCCAACCCGGTGCTGCGGGGCCTGCTGTCCTACCTGAAGCGGCCGGTCGCCATGACCTCGGCCAACCTGTCGGGGCAGGCGGACGGCGTGCTGGTCGACCTGGAACTGGCGCTCGCCCAGGTCGGCGACGCGGTGGACTATATCCTGGCGGGCGGAGCGGACGGCACGACGAAGTCGAGCACCATCGTCGACCTGTCCGGCCCGCCGCGCATCCTGCGCCAGGGCGACATCTCGGCCGAGGACCTGAGCGCGGTCCTGCCCGGCCTGCAAGCCGCCTGA
- a CDS encoding class I adenylate-forming enzyme family protein, whose protein sequence is MLEDLLERTAPERSAPSVEDWFRWARTSDSVVVDRTRSPFTIHRLSDLVAQADLDAEKWLALGVSEGTPVMLSCGTNLVFLRHLLALLRIGAVPVPTSNLLPTASYNAVRELVKPGAVVAPAARTRHFSEMEQAEHPFGDDTALLFDRRYLGPRPELAGCLIILSSGSTGVPKAVVHRAESAFLNARLHAESIEFEPGGRMLLALPAYFSYGLVAGVIATMQSHKDIILSEQPFSAANWFKVCDEEQVSLFATTPFQLRKLLAVGKRFPESLRKLTIGGDRVMPADLEALRRVYDGKIYLTYGLSEAGPRVFTNLLGDDRTLWNTAGRPMEGIEVTLHEPEHRDGLEIGELLVKTPTAMLGYLGESGFVRDDFIRPAGDGAEWLRTHDVFIRDPATGTYRYLERRKKVIVSGGEKLSAGYIREILLQHPLIAQAVVSPKPDRDLGEVPVADIQVEIGALEPTPAELTQWCRQRLRLIEIPRDFRFTDVLKVVNK, encoded by the coding sequence ATGCTTGAAGATCTGCTGGAGAGGACGGCGCCGGAACGATCCGCGCCATCGGTCGAGGACTGGTTCCGGTGGGCCCGGACCAGCGACAGCGTCGTGGTGGACCGGACCCGCTCGCCGTTCACGATCCACCGCCTGTCCGACCTGGTCGCCCAGGCGGACCTGGACGCCGAGAAGTGGCTGGCCCTCGGCGTTTCCGAAGGGACGCCGGTCATGCTGTCCTGCGGCACCAACCTGGTCTTCCTCCGCCACCTGCTGGCCCTGCTGCGGATCGGCGCGGTGCCGGTGCCGACCTCCAACCTGCTGCCCACCGCCAGCTACAACGCGGTGCGCGAGCTGGTGAAGCCCGGCGCGGTCGTGGCGCCGGCGGCGCGGACGCGGCACTTCTCCGAGATGGAGCAGGCCGAGCATCCGTTCGGCGACGACACGGCGCTGCTGTTCGACCGCCGTTATCTCGGTCCCCGGCCGGAGCTGGCGGGCTGCCTGATCATCCTGTCCTCCGGCTCGACCGGCGTGCCGAAGGCGGTGGTCCACCGCGCCGAGAGCGCCTTCCTGAACGCGCGGCTCCATGCGGAGTCGATCGAGTTCGAGCCGGGCGGGCGCATGCTGCTGGCGCTGCCGGCCTATTTCTCCTACGGCCTGGTCGCCGGGGTGATCGCGACGATGCAGTCGCACAAGGACATCATCCTGTCCGAGCAGCCGTTCTCGGCGGCCAACTGGTTCAAGGTCTGCGACGAGGAGCAGGTCAGCCTGTTCGCGACCACGCCGTTCCAGCTCCGCAAGCTGCTGGCGGTCGGGAAGCGCTTCCCGGAGTCCCTCAGGAAGCTGACCATCGGCGGCGACCGGGTGATGCCGGCCGACCTGGAGGCGCTGCGCCGGGTCTACGACGGCAAGATCTACCTGACCTACGGCCTGTCCGAAGCCGGCCCCCGGGTTTTCACCAACCTGCTGGGCGACGACCGCACCCTGTGGAACACGGCCGGCCGGCCGATGGAAGGGATCGAGGTCACGCTGCACGAACCCGAGCACCGCGACGGGCTGGAGATCGGCGAGCTGCTGGTGAAGACGCCGACCGCCATGCTGGGCTATCTCGGCGAGTCCGGCTTCGTGCGCGACGACTTCATCCGACCCGCCGGCGACGGCGCGGAGTGGCTGCGCACCCACGACGTCTTCATCCGCGACCCGGCCACCGGCACCTACCGGTACCTGGAGCGGCGGAAGAAGGTGATCGTGTCAGGCGGCGAGAAGCTGTCGGCGGGATATATCCGCGAGATCCTGCTGCAGCATCCCCTGATCGCCCAGGCGGTCGTGAGCCCGAAGCCGGACCGCGACCTGGGAGAGGTTCCGGTCGCCGACATACAGGTGGAGATCGGCGCCCTTGAGCCGACCCCTGCCGAATTGACGCAATGGTGCCGGCAACGCCTGCGCCTGATAGAAATTCCCCGCGATTTCCGCTTTACCGACGTCCTCAAGGTCGTCAACAAATAG
- a CDS encoding beta-ketoacyl synthase N-terminal-like domain-containing protein, with amino-acid sequence MIATLGVAGALTGTLHGFGPDGLAAMAAGGALDRSVLRPPALKGKVLEIDPATALSAAACARLRPCLDGVSNLRIGIVIASRIGNYQILNSFSGKVRRGSRSPVQFSGSGYNVCAGVAAMAAGVNGPSLALAGRSANLGDALGIAAFDMMRGDADAMIIGAVAVEESGKGGAGAFLAVTARPMAGRPALRLGAALESEPAPLPLPGSAAALLLARLPELALPFALASALEDGASPRPARFDFPDAAAVRRVDLTQA; translated from the coding sequence ATGATCGCGACCCTCGGAGTGGCGGGAGCCCTGACCGGAACGCTGCACGGGTTCGGCCCGGACGGGCTGGCCGCCATGGCGGCGGGCGGAGCCCTGGACCGGTCGGTCCTGCGCCCGCCCGCGCTGAAGGGGAAGGTACTGGAGATCGATCCGGCGACCGCCCTGTCCGCCGCGGCCTGCGCCCGGCTGCGGCCCTGCCTGGACGGCGTTTCCAACCTGCGGATCGGCATCGTGATCGCGAGCCGGATCGGCAACTACCAGATCCTCAACAGCTTCTCGGGCAAGGTCCGCCGCGGCAGCCGCTCGCCGGTGCAGTTCTCCGGCTCCGGCTACAATGTCTGCGCCGGCGTCGCCGCGATGGCTGCCGGCGTCAACGGCCCCTCCCTGGCCCTGGCGGGGAGATCGGCCAACCTGGGCGACGCCCTGGGGATCGCCGCCTTCGACATGATGCGGGGAGACGCCGACGCCATGATCATCGGCGCCGTCGCGGTCGAGGAAAGCGGCAAGGGTGGGGCAGGCGCCTTCCTGGCGGTGACCGCCCGGCCGATGGCGGGACGCCCGGCGCTCCGCCTCGGCGCCGCCCTGGAGAGCGAGCCGGCGCCGCTCCCGCTGCCGGGCTCCGCCGCCGCGCTGCTGCTGGCCCGGCTTCCGGAGCTGGCGCTTCCCTTCGCCCTGGCATCGGCGCTGGAGGACGGCGCGTCCCCGCGCCCGGCGCGGTTCGATTTTCCCGACGCCGCCGCGGTCCGGCGCGTCGACCTGACACAGGCATGA